Part of the Leifsonia soli genome is shown below.
GCGGGGTGCGAAGGTCGTGCGAGATCCAGGCGACGAGTTCCCGTCGCGACTGGTCGAGCATCCTGACCTCTTCCCGGGACTCGGCGAGACGACGCGACATCTCGGCGAGTTCACGGGAGAGGGCGCTGAATTCGCCGCTGTCCTGCGGCTGCGCGACGACGACCTCGCCGTCGCCGACCGCTCGAGCGGCATCGCGGAGTGTGCGGCTGGTGCGCACGAGGCCCATCCCGAGCACTCCCGCCACCCCGAGACTCACGACGGCGGCCACCGCGATGACCCAGACGAGCACCACGAAGTCGTGCGGCGAGATGTACATGGCCCGGGCGATGGCCACCGTGCCGCCGACGATCGAGGCGACGGCCGCCAGCACGACGACACCGAGGCGCACCAGGATGGACGCGCGGCGCACCAGTTGCAGCACCGCCACGGCCAACGCTGAGATCACCAGCGCCACGACCAGGCTGGTGCCGACGATCACGGCGAGATCCGCGAGAGAGAGCATGTCCGCCGCCTCCTCAGGCGCTCATCCGGTAGCCCACCGCCCAGACGGTGGTGAGGTGCCGGGGTTTCGTCGGGTCGTCCTCGATCTTCTCCCGCAGCCGGCGAACGTGGACGGTGACGGTGGAGAGGTCGCCGAAATCCCATCGCCAGACCTCCTTGAGCAGCTGCTCCCGGCTGAAGACCTGGTTGGGATGCTTGAGGAAGAAGGCGAGCAGGTCGAACTCGCGTGCGGTCAAGGTCAGCGACCGGCCGGCCTTCCTGACCGTGCGGTTGGAGGGGTCGATCGCGAAGGCCCCGAGGACGAACGGCGCCTCGGGGGCGAGTTCGCCGACGCTGCGGCGCAGGATGGACTGGACGCGCAGCACCAGCTCGCGCGGTGAGAACGGCTTGGCCAGATAGTCGTCGGCACCTGCCTCGAGCCCCTCGATCCGGTCGTCGGTGGAGCCGAGCGCGGTCAGCATGATGATCGGAACGGGCCGACGGCTCCGCAGCCTCCTGGCGACTTCGAGCCCGTCGACGCCGGGAAGCATCCGGTCGAGCACGACGAGGTCGGGCGGGGTGCGCTCCGCGAGAGCGAGCGCATCGAAGCCATCGACCGCCTCGTCCACGATGAGCCCTGCGGAGCGGAGATAGCCGCTGGCCACCTCGCGCACGGTGGGGTCGTCCTCCACGACGAGCACCCGCCGGTCGCGCACGTCGCGCACCGACGGCGAGCCGGTGGGAAGGGTGGTCATGCGCTCAGCATAGGTCGGCAGCTCGAGCGTCGGGCCGCCGGGAATCCCGACGGTCGCCACCGTCCGCGTTTCGTAAGATTCTGCCGGCGCCGGCCGACCACGCCGGTGCGTAGCGTCGAACCGTGACCATACCGATCGACGTCGTGTTCCCCTGTCTGAACGAAGCGGAGGCGCTCCCGGTGCTCCTGGCCGCCCTTCCTCCGGGATACCGGGCGATCGTCGTCGACAACGGGTCGACCGACGGCAGCGCCGACGTCGCCCTCCTCGGGGGTGCTGTCGTGGTGAGCGAGCCGCGCAGGGGCTACGGGGCCGCCGTCCATGCAGGCCTCACGGCTGCGACCTCGGACCTCGTGATCGTGTGCGATGCGGACGGCACCATCGACCCGGCCGAGTTCGATGCGCTGGTCGCCCCTGTGCGGGCGGGAACGGCTGATCTCGCCGTGGGACGCCGTCGCCCCACCTCCCGGCAGGCGTGGCCGGTGCCGGCCCGGGTCGCCAACGTGGTGCTCGCGTGGATGCTGCGCTCCCGGACCGGCCTTCCTCTCCGCGATCTCGGCCCCGTGCGCGCTACGCGCCGGGCCGCCCTCCTCGAACTGGAGGTGAGGGACAAGCGGAGCGGCTACCCCGTCGAGCTGGTACTCCGCGCGCACCGCGCGGGGTGGCGGCTGAGCCACGTGGATATGGCCTATCGCCCCCGCATCGGCCGGTCGAAGGTGACCGGGTCACTGCGCGGCTACCTCACCGCGGTCCGCGACACGCGGCGACGCCTGGCCGAGGCAGCCCGATGACCGCCGTCGTCGTGATCGCCAAGGAATGCCTCCCTGGGCGCGTCAAGACGCGGCTGCAGCCGGAGTTCACCGCGGTCGAGGCCGCGGCCATCGCGACCGCAGCGCTCACCGACACGCTGCGGGTCGCGGGTGCGCTTCCGGCGTCCCGCCGCATCCTGTACTTCGATGGCGCCGTGCCTCCGGCGGCCGCCGCAGGCTGGGAGGTGCTGCCCCAGCGCTCGGGCGGTCTCGATGCGCGGATCGCGGCGCTGTTCGACATGCTGCACGAACCGGTCCTGCTGCTCGGCATGGACACACCCCACGTCGACCCCGACACGCTCACCGCCGTCTTCGCGGACGATCCGGACGTGGATGCGTGGTTCGGTCCCGCGACGGACGGCGGCTTCTGGGCGCTGGCGCTACGTCGGCCGGATGGTGCGCTGGTACGCGGCGTTCCGATGTCGACCGAGGCGACCGGCTTCCACCAGCTGGAGCGGCTGCGCAGCGCGGGACTCCGCGTGCGGCTTCTTCCGCCGCTCACCGACATCGACACTGCGGCGGATGTGCCCGCCGCGGCACTGCGCTCGCCGGCGTTGGCCCGGACGCTCGACCAGCTCCGGCCGGCCGGAGTACCCGCATGAACGCCGGACGGATCTCGAGCGTCCTGCTCCGCGCCGAGCACGTCGGCACCGGTCCGTCGGCCGAGTTCGGACGCGGTGGCGCCGAGCCCTATGAGCTGGCCATCCGCGCCGGACGCGGTCTGCTCGCCCTGGTCGCCCGCGATGGGAGCATCGAGGATGCCGTGCCGCTCGACGTGTCCGCCTACCTGGCGGCGGCGACGGACGGCGAGCGCGACGTGCTGGGGCTCACGGTCGGCCCCGTGCTCGACATCGGGTGCGGGCCTGCCCGGCTGGTGCGCGCCGCGATCGAGTCGGGGAGGATCGCGCTCGGGATCGACGTCTCCCCGGCAGCCATCCAGCATGCGCGGTCGGCGGGCCTCCCGGTGCTGCACCGCTCCGTGTTCGACCCGCTGCCCGCAGAGGGCACCTGGGGCGCGGTCGCCCTGTTCGACGGCAACGTCGGGATCGGCGGCGACCCGATCGCCCTCCTCACCCGCGGGTCGGAGCTCCTGCGCCCGGGCGGCCGGATGATCGTGGAGACGCACACCGATCCGGAGCGCGACGCGGTCTTCCTGGCTCAACTGGTCCATCCTGCCGGTGCCCGCAGCGCGTGGTTCCCCTGGGCCGAAGTGGGTGCGCGCGTCGCAAGCGAGATCGCAGGGGACCTCGGGATGGAAGCGACCACGGTCACGGTCGCCGGGCGGACCTTCGTGCTCGCCACACGATGACGGTGGACGTCACGGCGACCGCGACCACGATCACCAGCCAGAGCACGGCCAGCCGCACGCCGTAGTCGCCGGGGAGCACCGTGGGATTACGCGGCCCCCGCGCTTGCGCGACCAGTTCGGGCACCACCAGGGCCGTGAGAAGGGCGCCGACGGCCAGACCCGCCTCCACGACGGTCGTGACGGCACGCGGCAGGCGCCGGCCGACGCGACGCAGAAGCAGGTCGATGGCTGTCTCGATCGGCACCAGCACCGCGTCGTGCAGCACGACCGCCGCCGCCAGCCAGACCATGAGCCCGACGATCTGCGCGATCCGCAGGTCGGTGACGAGAAAGACGATGCCCGTGCCGATCAGGGCGAGGCCGAGGGCACCGATGATCCGGCGGATGCGCGTCATCCGGGTATCACCTCGATGGAGGCCAGCCACTTGGTCTGCAGCACACCTGGCCGGCCGGGCGCGATCACGCGGGCCGGATAGCCGTGGTCGAGATCGAGCGTCTGCCCGCCGAGCGTCAGGGCGACCAGAGTGGTCGGGTCCTCGGCGAACTCCGGCCCCATCGTCGTCCGGCGATAGGCGCCCCGCGGTTGCAGGCTGCTGATCAGCAGAGTGGCGCCTGACGGTGCCCCGACGAGAGCCAGCAGATCCCGCATCCGTACGCCACCCCACTGCGCTGTCGTGCTCCACCCCTCGACGCAGGCGATCGGGAGGGTGGCGCGCGCCTGCGGCAGGCCGCTCAGGCTGGCGCGATCGAGGGTCTCCGTGCGGTCGCCGTTGCGGACCGTCAGCGCCCAGTCGGCAGCCCGCGCCGACGACAGCACACCGGCCGCCTTCGCGGTCATGTTGACAGGCACCCCCTGCGGTCCGTCGCCCTGCACGCGCGGCGCGAAGACATTCAGCGGCGCCAGCACGCCGAAGGACTGGCCGGCCGTGAGGGCCACCGTCGCAACGCCGGCCGCTGCGATCGTGCCGAGAAGCGCCCGGCGGCTGATGCCCTGGCCGTCAGTCATCGGTCACGCTCCGGTCCTCGGCGGCGCTGCGCCGCGACCAATAGCGCACGATGATCGGGAGCTTCACGGCCACGTGGAGCGCGATCGATCCGACGATGACCCAGGCGAGCGCGTAGTGCGTCTGCCGGAACGGGAACGGCCACGGATACCACTGGTATGTGTTGACCAGGCCGATGGCCGGTTCGAGCAACGCGGTGGACACCAGCAGCGCGACGGAGGCGCGCTCCAGCACCTGCCGCGCGGAACCGAGGGGCGGCCACAGGAGCAGCCGCGGGTACACGGTCCACAGCTTGCCGAGCAGGAGGGGGAAGATCGCGACGCCGACGGTGACGTGCAGACCCTGGGTGAACGCGTAGAGACCCGGCCAGGGAGGGAAGCGCATGCCCGGCAGCGGCTCCTGCAGGAGGTGGCTGTACAGGCCGGTGAGGAAGCAGACGACGAAGGCGGTACCCAGCAGGCGGCCGATCACGACCGTCGTCCGCGCCGTTCGTGCCGGGGCCCCGAGCACCCTCCTGGCTCGGGCCATCCGCGGCTCGAGGGCGCGGGAGACACGGTCGGTGACGGACATGTTCCGATTGTGATCGGAGGCGGCGCGCGGGAGACGCGGCAAATCTTACGATCCCCGAACGGGAGGGCGGATCCGGCTCCACTGCCCGCGATGAACGGCCACACTCGAGGACGTGAAGGTCGTCATCGTCTGCGTGCTGCTCGCTGCCCTGACGGCTGTCACCGCCGTGACCACGGCGAGCATCGCGGGGTTCGTGCCCGGCGACAAGCTCGCGCTCGGGATCGCTTCCGGGGTGGCCTGGCTGCTGGCCGCCGCAGCGTTCGTGGTGCTGCTGCGCGTGCGAGGGCGCGCGGCGATCGTCCTCGTGCTGGCCGGTT
Proteins encoded:
- a CDS encoding molybdopterin-dependent oxidoreductase gives rise to the protein MTDGQGISRRALLGTIAAAGVATVALTAGQSFGVLAPLNVFAPRVQGDGPQGVPVNMTAKAAGVLSSARAADWALTVRNGDRTETLDRASLSGLPQARATLPIACVEGWSTTAQWGGVRMRDLLALVGAPSGATLLISSLQPRGAYRRTTMGPEFAEDPTTLVALTLGGQTLDLDHGYPARVIAPGRPGVLQTKWLASIEVIPG
- a CDS encoding glycosyltransferase is translated as MTIPIDVVFPCLNEAEALPVLLAALPPGYRAIVVDNGSTDGSADVALLGGAVVVSEPRRGYGAAVHAGLTAATSDLVIVCDADGTIDPAEFDALVAPVRAGTADLAVGRRRPTSRQAWPVPARVANVVLAWMLRSRTGLPLRDLGPVRATRRAALLELEVRDKRSGYPVELVLRAHRAGWRLSHVDMAYRPRIGRSKVTGSLRGYLTAVRDTRRRLAEAAR
- a CDS encoding TIGR04282 family arsenosugar biosynthesis glycosyltransferase, translated to MTAVVVIAKECLPGRVKTRLQPEFTAVEAAAIATAALTDTLRVAGALPASRRILYFDGAVPPAAAAGWEVLPQRSGGLDARIAALFDMLHEPVLLLGMDTPHVDPDTLTAVFADDPDVDAWFGPATDGGFWALALRRPDGALVRGVPMSTEATGFHQLERLRSAGLRVRLLPPLTDIDTAADVPAAALRSPALARTLDQLRPAGVPA
- a CDS encoding response regulator transcription factor; this encodes MTTLPTGSPSVRDVRDRRVLVVEDDPTVREVASGYLRSAGLIVDEAVDGFDALALAERTPPDLVVLDRMLPGVDGLEVARRLRSRRPVPIIMLTALGSTDDRIEGLEAGADDYLAKPFSPRELVLRVQSILRRSVGELAPEAPFVLGAFAIDPSNRTVRKAGRSLTLTAREFDLLAFFLKHPNQVFSREQLLKEVWRWDFGDLSTVTVHVRRLREKIEDDPTKPRHLTTVWAVGYRMSA
- a CDS encoding class I SAM-dependent methyltransferase, which produces MNAGRISSVLLRAEHVGTGPSAEFGRGGAEPYELAIRAGRGLLALVARDGSIEDAVPLDVSAYLAAATDGERDVLGLTVGPVLDIGCGPARLVRAAIESGRIALGIDVSPAAIQHARSAGLPVLHRSVFDPLPAEGTWGAVALFDGNVGIGGDPIALLTRGSELLRPGGRMIVETHTDPERDAVFLAQLVHPAGARSAWFPWAEVGARVASEIAGDLGMEATTVTVAGRTFVLATR